A region from the Halomarina litorea genome encodes:
- a CDS encoding BtrH N-terminal domain-containing protein — protein MRLPDYDHATGRHCGSTSLRNLADYYGWGFDEPTCFGLASGLGFTFFELPDPPHKAFIGRPLYLERAFFHTLGIDHVEREGQSWDEAWADIRELLDDGHPVMLFADIYYLDYYGTDTHFSPHSLLAVGYDDEGVYLSDSEFEEVQYLPTDRLQGAMTSNAMVPLQCRYLAVTDPSITTPVEDAVVAATTTMAEYMFAPDEGRFDPGTLGVQGLAGIQRLVSSMAEWPTLPDPQWTARFAYQNVERRGTGGGAFRGLQRDFFRTVEHPFGESVTEEMAAIAEDWTAVGETLKDASESEGPDYRETVDEVAGDIRTIADREAALYREILDADV, from the coding sequence ATGCGACTCCCCGACTACGACCACGCGACGGGCCGACACTGCGGGTCCACCTCGCTTCGCAACCTCGCCGACTACTACGGGTGGGGGTTCGACGAACCGACCTGCTTCGGCCTCGCCTCGGGACTGGGCTTCACCTTCTTCGAACTGCCCGACCCGCCGCACAAGGCGTTCATCGGCCGCCCGCTCTACCTCGAACGCGCCTTCTTCCACACGCTCGGTATCGACCACGTCGAACGCGAGGGGCAGTCGTGGGACGAGGCGTGGGCCGACATCAGGGAATTGCTCGACGACGGCCACCCGGTCATGCTGTTCGCAGACATCTACTACCTCGACTACTACGGGACGGACACGCACTTCTCGCCGCACTCGTTGCTCGCGGTGGGCTACGACGACGAGGGGGTGTACCTCTCGGACAGCGAGTTCGAGGAGGTCCAGTACCTTCCGACCGACCGCCTGCAGGGGGCGATGACCTCGAACGCGATGGTCCCCCTGCAGTGTCGCTACCTCGCGGTCACGGACCCCTCGATTACCACGCCCGTCGAAGACGCCGTCGTGGCGGCGACGACGACGATGGCCGAGTACATGTTCGCGCCGGACGAGGGGCGCTTCGACCCCGGCACACTCGGCGTACAGGGTCTCGCCGGCATCCAGCGCCTCGTCTCCAGCATGGCCGAGTGGCCGACCCTGCCCGACCCGCAGTGGACGGCCCGCTTCGCCTACCAGAACGTCGAGCGCCGGGGGACCGGTGGCGGCGCGTTCCGCGGCCTCCAGCGCGACTTCTTCCGAACCGTGGAGCACCCGTTCGGCGAGTCGGTCACCGAGGAGATGGCCGCCATCGCCGAGGACTGGACCGCGGTGGGCGAGACGCTGAAGGACGCCAGCGAGTCCGAGGGGCCCGACTACCGCGAGACGGTGGACGAGGTCGCAGGTGACATCCGAACCATCGCGGACCGCGAGGCGGCGCTCTACCGTGAGATTCTCGACGCCGACGTCTGA
- a CDS encoding NAD-dependent epimerase/dehydratase family protein yields the protein MSDAVATTDAAGEALDYDSVVVTGGTGFLGLHTCQYFVKQGLDVTAVDLKPFDESDPVEGVSYVEADVRDESTLRETFEEADADVVVHTAAALPLWDDETIREVTVDGTRAVLWAATEADVDRVVYVSSTAVYGTHDHHPITEDSPTDGVGPYGTAKVEAEKLCADFRRRGLCVPVVRPKTFIGPQRLGVFQVLFDWVEDGANVPLVGWGNNRYQLLHVRDLVRAIEVLFTLDEERVNGTFNVGATEYTTMKEDFQALVDYAETGKRVLGTPATLTVAALRVLNALDLSPLYPWVYETAHEDSYVSVEKLRELGWEPEYSNREALIDTYQWYLEEYEEQEGETGLDHRVAWDQGALEAVKALSKRV from the coding sequence ATGAGCGACGCTGTCGCAACCACCGACGCGGCGGGGGAAGCGCTCGACTACGACTCGGTCGTCGTCACCGGCGGGACCGGCTTCCTCGGCCTCCACACGTGCCAGTACTTCGTTAAGCAGGGACTCGACGTGACGGCCGTCGACCTGAAGCCGTTCGACGAATCCGACCCCGTCGAGGGCGTCTCGTACGTCGAGGCGGATGTGCGCGACGAGAGCACGCTCCGCGAGACGTTCGAGGAGGCCGACGCCGACGTCGTCGTCCACACCGCGGCGGCGCTCCCGCTCTGGGACGACGAGACCATCCGCGAGGTCACCGTTGACGGCACGCGCGCCGTGCTGTGGGCCGCGACGGAGGCCGACGTCGACCGGGTCGTCTACGTCTCCTCGACGGCCGTCTACGGCACCCACGACCACCACCCAATCACCGAGGATTCACCCACCGACGGCGTCGGCCCCTACGGCACCGCGAAGGTCGAAGCCGAGAAGCTCTGTGCGGACTTCCGGCGGCGCGGGCTGTGTGTCCCCGTCGTCCGTCCGAAGACGTTCATCGGCCCGCAGCGACTGGGCGTCTTTCAGGTGCTGTTCGACTGGGTGGAAGACGGCGCGAACGTCCCGCTCGTCGGGTGGGGGAACAATCGGTACCAGTTGCTCCACGTCCGCGACCTCGTGCGGGCGATAGAGGTTCTGTTCACGCTCGACGAGGAGCGCGTCAACGGGACGTTCAACGTCGGCGCGACGGAGTACACGACGATGAAGGAGGACTTCCAGGCACTGGTCGACTACGCCGAGACCGGCAAGCGGGTCCTCGGCACGCCCGCCACGCTGACGGTGGCGGCGCTCCGCGTCCTGAACGCCCTCGACCTCTCGCCGCTGTACCCGTGGGTGTACGAGACGGCCCACGAGGACTCCTACGTCTCCGTCGAGAAACTCCGCGAACTGGGGTGGGAGCCGGAGTACTCCAACCGGGAGGCACTCATCGACACCTACCAGTGGTACTTGGAGGAGTACGAGGAGCAGGAAGGTGAGACGGGCCTCGACCACCGCGTCGCGTGGGACCAGGGGGCGCTCGAAGCCGTCAAGGCGCTCTCCAAGCGCGTCTGA
- a CDS encoding decaprenyl-phosphate phosphoribosyltransferase, with protein sequence MSYPHAARMRLALAGLLREMRPQQWYKQGVVLLGVVFSRHLLDPAAWVGALAAATAFTAVAGAVYVFNDISDVEEDRQHPTKRNRPIASGQVSIPLAVAFGTLLAVGGLALAYATDVLVLGVILAYVGQNALYTLFLKEVAFADTIVIAVGFVLRAIAGVVAISVRLSPWLIVCTFLLALVLALGKRRHELDETGGPKGTDENDGENTRESLGTYRAGAVDQLLVVAAATLLMAYALYTFTGTDDAMMLTLPFAFFGVFRYHHLVHTTDVGGKPEYLLLDRPLASNCALWLAVVVAVLYDLPAVVGFPGVMP encoded by the coding sequence ATGTCATACCCACACGCTGCACGGATGCGACTCGCGCTCGCGGGCCTCCTCCGCGAGATGCGGCCCCAGCAGTGGTACAAGCAGGGGGTCGTCCTGCTCGGGGTGGTGTTCTCGCGGCACCTGCTCGACCCTGCGGCGTGGGTGGGGGCGCTGGCGGCCGCCACGGCGTTCACCGCCGTCGCGGGCGCAGTGTACGTCTTCAACGACATCAGCGACGTCGAGGAGGACCGGCAGCACCCGACGAAGCGCAACCGCCCCATCGCCAGCGGACAGGTGTCGATACCGCTCGCCGTCGCCTTCGGAACCCTCCTCGCCGTCGGGGGGCTCGCGCTGGCCTACGCCACGGACGTCCTCGTGTTGGGCGTGATACTGGCGTACGTCGGACAGAACGCCCTCTACACCCTGTTCCTGAAGGAGGTTGCCTTCGCCGACACCATCGTCATCGCCGTCGGGTTCGTCCTGCGAGCCATCGCGGGCGTCGTGGCCATCAGCGTCCGCCTCAGTCCGTGGCTCATCGTCTGTACGTTCTTGCTGGCACTGGTTCTCGCACTGGGCAAGCGCCGCCACGAACTCGACGAGACCGGCGGACCCAAGGGAACCGACGAGAATGACGGCGAGAACACCCGTGAGTCCCTCGGGACCTACCGCGCCGGAGCCGTCGACCAGTTGCTCGTCGTCGCCGCCGCGACGCTCCTGATGGCCTACGCGCTGTACACGTTCACCGGCACCGACGACGCGATGATGCTCACGCTCCCCTTCGCCTTCTTCGGCGTCTTCCGGTACCACCACCTCGTCCACACCACCGACGTGGGCGGCAAGCCCGAGTACCTCCTGCTCGACCGGCCGCTGGCGTCCAACTGCGCGCTGTGGCTGGCCGTCGTCGTCGCAGTCCTCTACGACCTACCCGCCGTCGTTGGGTTTCCGGGGGTGATGCCGTGA
- a CDS encoding PHP domain-containing protein has product MSERRAYDLQTHTDASPCSRTPPDRVARAAVDAGLDGIAVTDHDTTENVAAVRAAAPPGLEVIAGVEVTTTQGHLLALGVEHPPPKTDPQTVIEDVHDQGGVAVLSHPFDRLRQYYDRDLSAIARRVDAVEVCNSRCVRKRYNDRARSFAAKHGLAATGGSDAHFPMEVGRARTVCTGDPLAAIRAGETTAAGRARYLSGHVATKLHQLLR; this is encoded by the coding sequence GTGAGCGAGCGACGGGCGTACGACCTGCAGACCCACACCGACGCCTCGCCGTGCTCGCGGACACCTCCCGACCGCGTCGCGCGGGCGGCAGTCGACGCCGGCCTCGACGGCATCGCCGTCACCGACCACGACACGACGGAGAACGTCGCCGCGGTCCGGGCCGCGGCCCCGCCCGGCCTGGAGGTCATCGCCGGCGTGGAGGTGACGACGACACAGGGCCACCTGCTCGCCCTCGGCGTCGAGCACCCGCCGCCGAAGACGGACCCGCAGACGGTCATCGAGGACGTCCACGACCAGGGCGGGGTCGCCGTCCTCTCGCACCCCTTCGACCGCCTCCGACAGTACTACGACCGGGACCTGTCGGCCATCGCGCGGCGCGTCGACGCCGTCGAGGTGTGCAACTCCCGGTGCGTGCGAAAGCGGTACAACGATCGCGCGCGCTCGTTCGCGGCCAAGCACGGCCTCGCCGCCACCGGTGGGTCCGACGCTCACTTTCCGATGGAGGTCGGGCGGGCGCGGACCGTCTGTACGGGCGACCCGCTGGCGGCGATTCGCGCCGGCGAGACGACGGCGGCGGGGCGTGCCCGCTACCTCTCGGGACACGTCGCGACCAAACTCCACCAACTACTCCGATGA
- a CDS encoding lysylphosphatidylglycerol synthase transmembrane domain-containing protein: MTGTDTTGGLWRHLRRGGGLLREHGLWLTALLSVGVFAGLFLLADAEAVTRSLLSVDGWTLVTVLALVVVSYAVRFLKWGFYLRELDIDVPLGSSLLTFFSGLMLVVTPGKLGEVWKAWFLRDREGIPASRTTAVVGAERITDLLALSALAVLGVVVYRRSPAVLLAVGGTFLAGLALLQWRTACLAVLDRLATLPVVGPHAASLESFYEGTYALFRPRPLAVAMVLSVLAWGLEGAALWVILAGLGADASLVVGLFVFGLGSVVGAVSLLPGGLAATEASMVGLLVALGVARTVAVSSTLLVRVGTLWFGAALGTAVFGLSRLSGRADR, encoded by the coding sequence ATGACCGGAACGGACACCACCGGAGGGCTGTGGCGTCACTTGCGCCGGGGCGGCGGCCTGCTGCGCGAGCACGGCCTCTGGCTGACTGCCCTCCTATCGGTGGGGGTGTTCGCGGGGCTGTTCCTGCTGGCGGACGCCGAGGCCGTCACCCGGTCACTGCTGAGCGTCGACGGGTGGACGCTCGTGACCGTCCTCGCGCTGGTCGTCGTCAGCTACGCGGTGCGCTTCCTGAAGTGGGGGTTCTACCTCCGCGAACTGGACATCGACGTACCCCTCGGGTCGAGCCTCCTCACCTTCTTTTCGGGGCTGATGCTCGTCGTCACGCCCGGGAAACTGGGAGAGGTCTGGAAGGCGTGGTTCCTGCGAGACCGCGAGGGAATCCCCGCCAGTCGGACGACGGCCGTCGTCGGGGCCGAGCGGATCACCGACCTGCTGGCGCTCAGTGCGCTGGCGGTGCTCGGCGTCGTCGTCTACCGGCGCTCTCCGGCCGTCCTGCTGGCCGTCGGGGGGACCTTCCTCGCCGGCCTCGCGCTCCTCCAGTGGCGGACGGCCTGTCTCGCCGTGCTGGACCGACTGGCGACGCTCCCCGTCGTCGGCCCCCACGCCGCCTCGCTGGAGTCGTTCTACGAGGGGACCTACGCGCTGTTCCGCCCGCGCCCGCTGGCGGTGGCGATGGTCCTGAGCGTCCTCGCGTGGGGGCTGGAGGGGGCGGCGCTGTGGGTCATCCTCGCGGGGCTGGGGGCCGACGCGAGCCTCGTCGTCGGGCTGTTCGTCTTCGGGCTGGGGTCGGTCGTCGGCGCTGTGAGCCTCCTGCCCGGCGGGCTGGCGGCCACCGAGGCGAGCATGGTCGGCCTACTCGTCGCGCTGGGCGTCGCCCGGACCGTCGCCGTGAGTTCGACGCTGCTCGTCCGCGTCGGCACGCTCTGGTTCGGGGCGGCCCTCGGGACGGCCGTCTTCGGCCTCTCGCGGCTCTCCGGGAGGGCCGATCGGTGA
- a CDS encoding glycosyltransferase family 87 protein: MTRRRALAALGLAVAAALAVYSTNWIWHVVGEWKPLTDFNIYFDAYRSARAGRNPYDPDAIGTGFLYHPFVLTLVGLVASLGRAGAATVWVGASALVWVGALALAIRLVDLLGGHVPSGTRWALFAGGLLFAPAWDTLYGGQINGFVVVSTLLAVYLAETDRSLLGGSALALAVTLKTSPVLLAGYFVGTRDWRALAGLAGGVGLFTLLPAMQFSPDIVGQYVAATAQLSGTVDAFPGNKSLAAVTLRLAEAFGWSVGTGTARLLRELLVVGSGLVLGATALARPVRTATAGRWFLAGLSTAVVALSPLVWYHHGTLLLFPLVALLTAREGWVRAVGLLAAFLVQADRIVEQAFIGWGVLPRVGVPMLAAQLLVLVVASGLYLRAWRDGPSEWAWARYRRLLARE; the protein is encoded by the coding sequence GTGACCCGCCGGCGAGCGCTGGCGGCTCTCGGTCTCGCGGTCGCCGCCGCACTCGCCGTCTACAGCACCAACTGGATATGGCACGTCGTCGGCGAGTGGAAACCGCTCACAGACTTCAACATCTACTTCGACGCCTACCGGAGCGCACGCGCCGGCCGGAACCCCTACGACCCCGACGCCATCGGCACCGGCTTCCTCTACCACCCGTTCGTACTGACCCTCGTCGGTCTCGTCGCGTCGCTGGGCCGGGCGGGGGCGGCGACCGTCTGGGTGGGGGCGAGCGCGCTGGTGTGGGTCGGGGCGCTCGCTCTCGCCATCCGCCTCGTCGACCTGCTCGGAGGACACGTCCCCTCCGGGACCCGGTGGGCGCTGTTCGCGGGCGGCCTCCTGTTCGCCCCCGCATGGGACACGCTCTACGGTGGGCAGATAAACGGGTTCGTGGTCGTTTCGACGCTCCTCGCCGTCTATCTCGCTGAGACCGACCGCTCACTGCTGGGCGGGAGCGCCCTCGCCCTCGCCGTGACGCTCAAGACGTCGCCCGTCCTGCTGGCGGGCTACTTCGTCGGGACGCGCGACTGGCGGGCGCTTGCGGGCCTCGCCGGCGGTGTCGGCTTGTTCACGCTCCTTCCGGCGATGCAGTTCTCGCCCGATATCGTCGGCCAGTACGTCGCGGCCACCGCACAACTGAGCGGGACGGTTGACGCCTTTCCGGGGAACAAGAGCCTCGCGGCGGTGACGCTCCGACTCGCGGAGGCGTTCGGGTGGTCGGTAGGGACCGGGACGGCCCGACTCCTCCGGGAACTGCTCGTCGTCGGATCGGGTCTCGTACTTGGTGCGACGGCGCTCGCCCGGCCGGTTCGAACGGCGACAGCGGGGCGGTGGTTCCTCGCCGGCCTCTCGACGGCCGTCGTCGCCCTCTCGCCGCTCGTCTGGTACCACCACGGGACCCTCCTCCTGTTCCCGCTGGTCGCCCTCCTGACCGCCAGGGAGGGGTGGGTCCGCGCGGTGGGCCTGCTCGCCGCGTTCCTCGTGCAGGCCGACCGAATCGTCGAACAGGCGTTCATCGGCTGGGGCGTGCTCCCCCGGGTAGGGGTCCCGATGCTCGCCGCGCAGTTGCTCGTCCTCGTCGTCGCGTCGGGGCTGTACCTCCGGGCGTGGCGGGACGGACCGAGCGAATGGGCGTGGGCACGCTACCGTCGACTGCTGGCGCGCGAATAG
- a CDS encoding thiolase family protein — MDTTPVVVRAYRTAHGKEDGVYADVRSEDLSVPLVNEILSDTGLSGDDVDDLMWGCAQQREEQGNNLARIITLLSDLGESVPGTTINRWCASSAQAVISASDAIRAGQRDAIIAGGVENMSRVKMGANTAMHPRMNEDYNLAALQMGMTAEEVAERYDVSREAQDDYAFRSQQRASEATKSGRFEDEIVPIDNGEKQVTEDEGIRHDVSREKMDELPTVFKSEGTVTPGNASQISDGASALLVTSEAFAKEHDLEIMAEIGNNSVQGVEPEVMGIGPIPAVRDILERTGRDIDDYDLVELNEAFASQTLYCQEQLGIDDEKFNVNGGAIAIGHPLGATGARLPVTLIHEMIKRDVDRGIATECVGFGQGAAIEFSR, encoded by the coding sequence ATGGACACGACACCCGTCGTCGTTCGCGCGTACCGGACCGCCCACGGCAAGGAGGACGGCGTCTACGCCGACGTCAGGAGCGAGGACCTCTCGGTTCCGCTCGTCAACGAGATCCTCTCCGATACGGGCCTCTCGGGCGACGACGTCGACGACCTGATGTGGGGCTGTGCCCAGCAACGCGAGGAGCAGGGCAACAACCTCGCGCGCATCATCACGCTCCTCTCGGACCTCGGGGAGTCCGTGCCCGGCACGACCATCAACCGCTGGTGTGCCTCCTCGGCGCAGGCGGTCATCTCCGCCTCCGACGCCATCCGTGCCGGCCAGCGCGACGCCATCATCGCGGGCGGCGTCGAGAACATGTCCCGCGTGAAGATGGGCGCGAACACCGCCATGCACCCGCGCATGAACGAGGACTACAACCTCGCGGCCCTCCAGATGGGGATGACCGCCGAGGAGGTCGCAGAGCGCTACGACGTGAGTCGGGAAGCGCAGGACGACTACGCCTTCCGCAGCCAGCAGCGCGCCAGCGAGGCCACGAAGTCGGGGCGCTTCGAGGACGAGATCGTCCCCATCGACAACGGCGAGAAGCAGGTCACCGAGGACGAGGGCATCCGCCACGACGTCTCGCGCGAGAAGATGGACGAACTCCCGACAGTCTTCAAGTCCGAGGGGACGGTCACGCCCGGCAACGCCTCGCAGATCTCGGACGGCGCGAGCGCCCTCCTCGTCACGAGCGAGGCCTTCGCGAAGGAGCACGACCTCGAGATCATGGCCGAAATCGGCAACAACAGCGTGCAGGGCGTCGAACCCGAGGTCATGGGCATCGGCCCCATCCCCGCCGTCCGCGACATCCTCGAACGCACGGGCCGCGACATCGACGACTACGACCTCGTGGAACTGAACGAGGCGTTCGCCTCCCAGACGCTCTACTGTCAGGAGCAACTCGGCATCGACGACGAGAAGTTCAACGTCAACGGCGGCGCAATCGCCATCGGCCACCCCCTCGGCGCGACGGGTGCCCGCCTGCCGGTGACGCTCATCCACGAGATGATCAAGCGCGACGTCGACCGGGGAATCGCCACGGAGTGCGTCGGCTTCGGGCAGGGCGCGGCCATCGAGTTCAGTCGGTAA
- a CDS encoding ATP-binding protein, with translation MTSPALDVIEFMLTAHLYNEHRELDPGDLPPPYRRAFWSAEAEPEPNGTSDRRAPGGIERPLTITDTTITEATGLGHPWDAVSDLMFTERKDFSGEVSFTDTGMAESWYRQRTDADRVMTNPVLALRFEEDMADVDYEVARANNRPIHADRVWIDSLLEQMFDEDDEEMLDLVEVRAPEEVEMTMDDLVLTDDQMGEIKKIMKAIEHREYLASIGLREIGKLLFVGPPGTGKTSVARALAHELDLPFVEVKLSMVTSQYLGETAKNVDKVFEVAKRLAPCIFFMDEFDFVAKTRASDEHAAIKRAVNTLLKSIDEISLVRDEVLLIGATNHPNQLDAAAWRRFDEIVNFPKPDGGMRADILRVITRQMDITEFDPEALADLTEGLTGSDLRLVLREAVLDALTEERTTLTQADLETAVEGFEERDNLKNMDMMDDGADLIAGNGHADEEVDEDHDHADHDHADHGHSHD, from the coding sequence ATGACCAGCCCGGCGCTCGACGTCATCGAATTCATGCTCACGGCGCACCTCTACAACGAGCACCGCGAGCTCGACCCGGGCGACCTCCCCCCGCCGTACCGACGCGCGTTCTGGAGCGCGGAGGCCGAACCCGAGCCCAACGGGACCTCCGACCGGCGCGCCCCGGGCGGTATCGAACGCCCCCTCACCATCACGGACACGACCATCACCGAGGCGACGGGCCTCGGCCACCCGTGGGATGCCGTCTCCGACCTCATGTTCACCGAGCGCAAGGACTTCTCGGGTGAGGTCTCGTTCACCGACACGGGGATGGCGGAGTCGTGGTACCGCCAGCGCACCGACGCCGACCGCGTCATGACGAATCCGGTGCTGGCGCTCCGCTTCGAGGAGGACATGGCGGACGTCGACTACGAGGTCGCCCGCGCGAACAACCGCCCCATCCACGCCGACCGGGTGTGGATCGACTCCCTGCTCGAACAGATGTTCGACGAGGACGACGAGGAGATGCTCGACCTCGTGGAGGTCCGCGCCCCCGAGGAGGTCGAGATGACGATGGACGACCTCGTGCTCACGGACGACCAGATGGGCGAGATCAAGAAGATCATGAAGGCCATCGAGCACCGCGAGTACCTCGCGTCCATCGGCCTCCGCGAGATAGGAAAGCTCCTGTTCGTCGGCCCGCCGGGCACGGGCAAGACCTCGGTCGCGCGGGCGCTGGCCCACGAACTCGACCTGCCGTTCGTCGAGGTGAAGCTGTCGATGGTGACGAGTCAGTACCTCGGCGAGACGGCCAAGAACGTCGATAAGGTGTTCGAGGTGGCGAAGCGACTCGCGCCGTGTATCTTCTTCATGGACGAGTTCGACTTCGTCGCGAAGACCCGCGCGAGCGACGAGCACGCGGCCATCAAGCGGGCGGTCAACACGCTGTTGAAGAGCATCGACGAGATATCGCTCGTCCGCGACGAGGTGTTGCTCATCGGCGCGACCAACCACCCGAACCAGCTCGACGCGGCGGCGTGGCGGCGCTTCGACGAGATCGTCAACTTCCCCAAACCGGACGGCGGGATGCGCGCGGACATCCTCCGGGTCATCACCCGGCAGATGGACATCACCGAGTTCGACCCCGAGGCGCTCGCTGACCTCACGGAGGGGCTGACGGGCAGCGACCTCCGCCTCGTCCTCCGGGAGGCGGTCCTTGACGCCCTGACCGAGGAGCGCACCACCCTGACGCAGGCCGACCTCGAGACGGCCGTCGAGGGGTTCGAGGAGCGCGACAACCTGAAGAACATGGACATGATGGACGACGGCGCGGACCTCATCGCCGGCAACGGCCACGCCGACGAGGAGGTCGACGAGGACCACGACCACGCCGACCACGACCACGCCGACCACGGCCACAGCCACGACTGA
- a CDS encoding MBL fold metallo-hydrolase yields the protein MEVTLLGTGDTTGTPTAGCDCDTCRAAEERGVERSRFSVHVRNERTDESLLLDFSPDFRYQFLRDDPPLPDAAVVTHIHFDHLDGLGNVYRLLDSLPVHAADETDPKTGESVAGTVSSKFDYLDRISVHPEAPFEPFDVCGFEVTLVPVDHPPLVCYGLTVEDPETGAKLALSGDTSYDVPPDSRERLAGADLLLADGIVPARLCEYHPLGGSHEDGEGVPRTFGTKHMTFEGARALADDLDASEYRLVHVSHFPTPEEAFGDDLAVDGETFTL from the coding sequence ATGGAGGTCACGCTCCTCGGCACGGGCGATACGACGGGGACGCCGACGGCGGGGTGTGACTGCGACACCTGCCGTGCCGCCGAGGAGCGTGGCGTGGAGCGCTCGCGGTTCTCGGTCCACGTCCGCAACGAACGGACCGACGAGTCCCTCCTGCTCGATTTCAGCCCCGACTTTCGCTACCAGTTCCTCCGCGACGACCCGCCCCTGCCGGACGCCGCCGTCGTCACGCACATCCACTTCGACCACCTCGACGGCCTCGGGAACGTCTACCGCCTGCTCGACTCCCTCCCGGTCCACGCCGCCGACGAGACGGACCCGAAGACCGGCGAGAGCGTCGCGGGGACGGTGTCGAGCAAGTTCGACTACCTCGACCGCATCAGCGTCCACCCCGAGGCCCCCTTCGAACCCTTCGATGTCTGCGGGTTCGAGGTGACCCTCGTCCCCGTCGACCACCCGCCGCTGGTCTGCTACGGGCTGACCGTCGAGGACCCCGAGACGGGCGCGAAACTCGCGCTCTCGGGGGACACGAGCTACGACGTGCCGCCCGACTCCCGCGAGCGGTTGGCGGGCGCGGACCTCCTGTTGGCGGACGGCATCGTCCCCGCGCGCCTCTGCGAGTACCACCCGCTCGGCGGGAGCCACGAGGACGGCGAGGGCGTCCCGCGGACCTTCGGCACCAAGCACATGACCTTCGAGGGGGCGCGGGCGCTGGCCGACGACCTCGACGCGAGCGAGTACCGACTCGTCCACGTCTCACACTTCCCGACGCCGGAGGAGGCGTTCGGCGACGACCTCGCGGTCGACGGCGAGACGTTCACGCTGTAG
- a CDS encoding phosphoribosyltransferase family protein, giving the protein MHYRYYHERLNTDAIGRYDVTPLFADGEVFANLVEDLLAPAPEATTHVVGIEALGFVLGGAVARAGGFGFVPVRKGGKLPLRDEEVLRRSLTDYSGERKTLELARALVDGGTRAFLVDDWVETGAQMTAATDLVERAGGEVVGVSVLRAHRDERTRDLFERYDVHTIG; this is encoded by the coding sequence ATGCACTATCGCTACTACCACGAGCGCCTGAACACGGACGCCATCGGGCGCTACGACGTGACGCCCCTGTTCGCCGACGGGGAGGTCTTCGCGAACCTCGTGGAGGACCTCCTCGCGCCCGCGCCCGAGGCCACCACCCACGTCGTCGGCATCGAGGCACTCGGGTTCGTCCTCGGCGGGGCCGTCGCCCGCGCGGGCGGGTTCGGCTTCGTCCCGGTCAGGAAGGGCGGGAAGCTTCCACTCCGCGACGAGGAGGTCCTCCGCCGGTCGCTGACGGACTACTCGGGCGAACGGAAGACGCTCGAACTCGCCCGTGCCCTCGTCGACGGCGGCACGCGGGCGTTTCTCGTCGACGACTGGGTAGAGACCGGCGCGCAGATGACGGCCGCGACGGACCTCGTCGAACGCGCTGGGGGCGAGGTGGTCGGTGTGAGCGTCCTCCGGGCACACCGCGACGAGCGGACGCGGGACCTCTTCGAGCGATACGACGTCCACACCATCGGGTGA